ATCCGCCTGATCTTCTCGCGTGCACGGGAAAAGGCCTCGGACGGCAGCCCGGTTGTTGTGTTCTTCGACGAGATGGATTCGTTGTTCCGCACCCGCGGCACCGGCATCTCCTCGGACGTGGAAACGACCATCGTCCCTCAGCTCCTGAGCGAGATCGACGGCGTCGAACGCCTGGACAACGTGATTGTCATCGGCGCGTCCAACCGTGAGGACATGATCGACCCGGCCATCCTGCGCCCGGGCCGGCTGGACGTCAAGGTCAAGATCCAGCGGCCGGATGCAGAAGCCGCCGCCGATATCTTCTACAAGTACATCACCACGGACCTTCCGTTCCACGAGTCCGACCTCGCCGAACACAGCGGCGACGTCCAGGCGACCGTCGACGCCATGATCCAGCGCACCGTTGAGGCAATGTACTCCACCGAGAAATCCAACGAGTACCTCGAAGTGACGTACGCCAACGGCGATACCGAGATGCTGTACTTCAAGGACTTCAACTCCGGCGCCGTGGTGCAGAACGTGGTTGACCGTGCCAAGAAGTACGCCATTAAGGACCTTCTGACCACACAGCAAAAGGGTCTTCGCATCGACCACCTGCTGCGCGCCGTCGTCGATGAATTCCGTGAACATGAGGATATGCCCAACACCACCAACCCGGATGACTGGGCGCGGATCTCCGGCAAGAAGGGTGAACGCATCACCTATATCCGCACGATCGTCCAGGGCAAGGCAGGACAGGAACCCGGGAAATCCATCGAGACAATGCCCAGCACGGGCCAGTACCTGTGACGCCGCGCAGCGCCGGGGTTCCCGGCGCCCCGCTCCCGGCGGGCGGGGCCATGCGGGTGATGGGTTCGGAAACCGAATACGGCATCCACGCTCCGTCGGCGCCGGGCGCCAACGCCACGATGATGTCCGCCCGGGTAATTCAGGCCTATGCCCAGCTGACCCGCCAGCGCGCTGCAGGCGGGGCGGAAACACGGTGGGACTACACGGATGAGGAACCCCTGCATGACGCCCGGGGCTGGACCCTCGAACGCAACCAGGCCGACCCAAGCCAGCTGACGGACCAGCCCCCGGTCCTCGACGCCGAAGCTGTGGCGCTGGCCTACGGACGCGAAGAACTGGAGCAGGACGGCGAAGACGAAACCGGCTCGCTCCTGATGAACATGGTGTTGGGCAATGGCGCGCGCCTGTACGTGGACCACGCGCATCCGGAATATTCCAGCCCGGAGGTGACGAATCCGCTGGACGCGGTTGCCTGGGACGCTGCAGGAGACCTGGTGGCACTTTCGGCGGTACGCCGCATGGCCGCCGATCCGCAGCTTCCGCCGGTGAACCTGTACAAGAACAATACGGACAACAAGTCGGTGTCCTACGGCTCGCACGAGAATTACCTCATGCCGCGGGCGGTGCCCTTTGGCGACATCGTCCGGGGGCTCACGCCGTTCTTCATCACGCGTCAGATCATGTGCGGTGCCGGCCGCGTGGGCCTCGGACAGGACAGCTCCCGGCCGGGCTACCAGATCAGCCAGCGGGCGGATTTCTTCGAGGCTGAGGTTGGTCTGGAGACGACCATCCGCCGTCCGATCATCAACACCCGTGACGAACCGCATGCCACGGCGGACAAATACCGCCGCCTTCATGTGATCATCGGCGACGCGAACCTCAGCCAGGCCGCCAACTACCTGAAGTTCGGCACCACGGCCATGGTGCTCAGCCTGATCGAGGCCGGACTTGCCCCCCGCGTTGAGGTCCACGAGCCGGTCGCGGCCCTCCAGGCCGTTAGCCATGACACCTCCCTGACCGCAACCCTCAGGCTTCTCGATGGCCGCCGCGTCACGGCTTTGGACCTGCAGTGGATGTACCACGAGGCCGCAGCCAAGCTCGCCCAGGACACCGGGGTGGGTGATTCCGTGGACGGCGACGGACACACCCACGCCCTCCTGGAACGCTGGGCTGCGACGCTGACGGATCTCGACAGTGACCGGACGGCTGCTGCCTCGTCCGTGGAGTGGCTTGCCAAGCTTTCCTTGTTGGAAGGCTACCGTCAGCGGGATGGACTGCAATGGAACGACGCCCGGCTGGGCCTTGTGGACCTTCAGTGGGCAGACGTCAGGCCCGAAAAGGGGCTTTACTACCGGATGCTTGCACGGGGCCGGATGGACCGGATCGTCGCCGACGAAACCATCGCCCGGGCGATGACGGAGCCGCCGTCGGACACGCGCGCATACTTCCGCGGCCGCTGTGTCAGCAGCTTCAGCAAAGACGTGGTCGGTGCAAGCTGGGACTCGGTCATCTTCGATGTACCGGGCCATGGACGGCTCCAACGAGTACCCACCCGTGAGCCCTTGAGGGGAACGGAAGCCCTCACCGGGGGCCTGTTTGCGAGGCACAAGGACACCGGGTCTTTCCTGGCAGAACTACTCGGACAAACTCCGCCTCCGCCACCGGCATAAAGCACCCCACCATGGCTTAAGGCGTGGCAATATGGGCTTACAGGATGTCCCCTCTCATCGGGGATGGATAGAAGGAGAAGGAAAATGGCAGGCCAGGAGCAGCAGCAGCCGCAGTCACGGGAGAGCGAATTCGAAGACGACGCCCCCGCAACGCCGCCCGCACCCGGAGAAGCCCAGGCATCGGCAGCCACCCAAGGCGTGGACGACCTCCTGGACGAAATCGACGGCGTCCTCGAATCAAACGCCGAAGAATTCGTCCGTGCCTTCGTTCAAAAGGGCGGCCAATAGGACCCAGGCTGCCCTCGCCTGAACGGAGGGACGGCAGGCCGGACGCCCGAAGAGACGTTGATCCACCACGTTGAAGGAGTGCATCAGTGCAGGACACCACAGCCAACCAGGTAGCTGCCAACGCCACGTCATCATTCACTGAACACCTCCAACGCAACAGGCCCGGCCTGCTTCCCTACAATCAGCCGTTCCCGGCAGCGCTGACCGGGGCGGGATCACAGCCGTTGCAGGTGCCGCACGCCACCACCATCGTTTCCCTGACCTATGGCGGGGGAGTCCTGATGGCCGGAGACCGCCGCGCCACGATGGGGAACGTCATCGCCAGCAGGCACATCGAAAAAGTGTTTCCCGCCGACAGCTATTCGGTGCTGGGAATTGCCGGCACTGCAGGCATCGCCATCGATCTCACGCGGCTGTTCCAGGTGGAGCTGGAACACTACGAAAAAATCGAGGGAACCCTGCTGAGCCTGGAGGGTAAAGCCAACCGGCTCGGTGCCATGATCCGCGGAAACCTGCCCATGGCCATGCAGGGACTGGCCGTAGTGCCGTTGTTCGCCGGGTTCGACCTGCCCGTCGGCATCGGCCGCCTGTTTTCTTACGACGTCACCGGCGGACGGTACGAGGAGAAGGAACACCATGCCGTGGGTTCCGGTTCCGTGTTTGCACGAGGTGCACTCAAGAAACTTTGGCGGCCGGGGCTGACGGCCGAAGAGGCCGTGGCCGTGGCCGTTGAATCCCTTTACGACGCGGCTGACGACGACTCGGCAACCGGCGGACCGGACCCCGTCCGGCAGTTGTGGCCGGTTGTCTATACCGTTGAACGTTCAGGCGCCAGGCGCATACCCGACCATGACCTCGCCTCCGTGGCCGGGGCCATCATCGAGGCCAGGACCACGGCACGGCGGGAGGCCTGAGATGACCCAACAGTTTTATGTGTCGCCCGAACAGCTGATGAAGGACCGTGCGGACTTCGCACGGAAGGGTATCGCCCGCGGCCGCTCGGTCGTGGTCATCAGCTGCGAGGAGGGAATTGCACTCGTCGCGGAAAATCCCTCCCCGTCGTTGCACAAGATCGGTGAAATCTACGACAAGATCGCCTTCGCCGCCGTCGGAAAATACAACGAGTTTGAAAGCCTCCGCCAAGCGGGAGTCCGGTACGCGGACGTCCGCGGCTACTCCTACGACCGGGAGGACGTCACAGCAAGGGGCCTGGCCAGCGTCTATGCGCAAAGCCTGGGTGCAGTGTTCACGGCCGAACAGAAACCGTTTGAAGTTGAGCTTGCAGTAGCGGAAGTCGGAGGGAACCAGTCGGACGACCACCTGTACCGGCTGACGTTCGACGGTTCGATCGCTGATGAGAAACGCTTCATCGTGATGGGCGGCCAGGCCGACAAGGTGGCCGAGACGGTGGAGGGCGGGTGGCAGCAGGAACTGAACTTCGCCGGTGCAATCAGGCTCGCAATGAAAGGGCTCGTCACCGACAAGGAAGCCGGCGAACTTCCGGCGTCAGCCCTGGAAGTTGCA
Above is a window of Arthrobacter sp. FB24 DNA encoding:
- the dop gene encoding depupylase/deamidase Dop, yielding MRVMGSETEYGIHAPSAPGANATMMSARVIQAYAQLTRQRAAGGAETRWDYTDEEPLHDARGWTLERNQADPSQLTDQPPVLDAEAVALAYGREELEQDGEDETGSLLMNMVLGNGARLYVDHAHPEYSSPEVTNPLDAVAWDAAGDLVALSAVRRMAADPQLPPVNLYKNNTDNKSVSYGSHENYLMPRAVPFGDIVRGLTPFFITRQIMCGAGRVGLGQDSSRPGYQISQRADFFEAEVGLETTIRRPIINTRDEPHATADKYRRLHVIIGDANLSQAANYLKFGTTAMVLSLIEAGLAPRVEVHEPVAALQAVSHDTSLTATLRLLDGRRVTALDLQWMYHEAAAKLAQDTGVGDSVDGDGHTHALLERWAATLTDLDSDRTAAASSVEWLAKLSLLEGYRQRDGLQWNDARLGLVDLQWADVRPEKGLYYRMLARGRMDRIVADETIARAMTEPPSDTRAYFRGRCVSSFSKDVVGASWDSVIFDVPGHGRLQRVPTREPLRGTEALTGGLFARHKDTGSFLAELLGQTPPPPPA
- a CDS encoding ubiquitin-like protein Pup, which gives rise to MAGQEQQQPQSRESEFEDDAPATPPAPGEAQASAATQGVDDLLDEIDGVLESNAEEFVRAFVQKGGQ
- the prcB gene encoding proteasome subunit beta, translating into MQDTTANQVAANATSSFTEHLQRNRPGLLPYNQPFPAALTGAGSQPLQVPHATTIVSLTYGGGVLMAGDRRATMGNVIASRHIEKVFPADSYSVLGIAGTAGIAIDLTRLFQVELEHYEKIEGTLLSLEGKANRLGAMIRGNLPMAMQGLAVVPLFAGFDLPVGIGRLFSYDVTGGRYEEKEHHAVGSGSVFARGALKKLWRPGLTAEEAVAVAVESLYDAADDDSATGGPDPVRQLWPVVYTVERSGARRIPDHDLASVAGAIIEARTTARREA
- the prcA gene encoding proteasome subunit alpha, producing MTQQFYVSPEQLMKDRADFARKGIARGRSVVVISCEEGIALVAENPSPSLHKIGEIYDKIAFAAVGKYNEFESLRQAGVRYADVRGYSYDREDVTARGLASVYAQSLGAVFTAEQKPFEVELAVAEVGGNQSDDHLYRLTFDGSIADEKRFIVMGGQADKVAETVEGGWQQELNFAGAIRLAMKGLVTDKEAGELPASALEVAVLDRASESTRGSRRAFRRLGDDEIAALLSKEN